aggtccagtctaaatctactgtccctcagcttcaaaccattcccctttgtcctattGATACTGtctatgaaaagtccctcttcagccttagagctggaaggcagctctaaggtttgccccagagtcttctcttttctaggctgaacaaccccagctcaatcagcctgtcctcatagcagaggttccaGCCCCAGTGTAAGTAGATGGAAACTCCTGTACTGAATAGTAGCCCCTGATGTATTTAGTATAATTTAAGGactgtgttttatttctgaacttgtttcatttttaattaactttttttctttttaaatggtgGTGGTGTAAAAAAGGTTATTATGGGTAGAGTACAACAAATTGTAGACAGCTCTAAACTTGACATCCTTTTGCCTGTGTTTTCTAGGACTTCTTGCAAGAAGGAGAACCCACGTCTGCCCGATGTGATGACTTGGCAGCACTAAAGAGTAAAGGCTGCCCTCTGGAAGACATTGAAAATCCCAGGGGGAGCAAACAGGTGCTTGAAGACAGAGAAGTAACAAATCGTAAGATAGgtgcagcagagaagctggaTCCACAGGACATTACACAGATCCAGCCACAAAAATTAGTACTGAAACTCAGAGTCGGTAAGGCCAGTTTCATTCTAGTTTGCAGATGAGTTTTCTGTCACCACCATATCTGCATGCTCTGGTTTGAATGTGTAACCACTTTGTTACAGAAACCACTATTGTTCAGGAAACCTGATCAACTGCAGAGCCACTCTGGTCACCCCCAGGAGTTTAGATACTCCACATGCTTTTGATGGGTTTTATGAAAGGTTGGATGTTATCTCTTGTTCCCACTAGAACTTTGGAGAAATTAGATACAGCATTACAGCATGGATTGActggggggctggaacacctctcctgcgaggacaggctgagggagctggggttcaaCCTGGGGAAGAcactggggagacctaatagcagccttccagtacctgaagggggcctacaagaaggttaCAGAGGGACTATTTACAGAGGCctgtaatgataggacaaggggcaatggtttgaaactagagaggagtagatttagattggatgttaggaacaagttctttatcaagaaggctggggagggacttctcaggatatcaggtaatGATTAGGActagttcttcaccatgagagtggtgaaaccctggaatgggttgtccagggaggtggttgaggccccatccctggaggtgttttaagaccaggctggatgaggctctggccagcctgatctagtgtggggtgtccctgcccatggcaggggggttggaactagatgagccttgtggtcccttccaaccctggctgataCTATGGTCCTATGATACTatcatgagggtgctggaacactgcaacaggttgcccagggagttgtagTGGAGTTAGAagggtctagtctagtctagtccatgattctatgaaatttggAGTCACCATGTATGCAAATACATTCTGAAGGTTTGTGCTGTAATGTCTTACAGGAACCTTGTTAAAATTATTCCAAGTATGAGGATGTGAAACTGTAGCAACTAAGAGCGGCTTGGTTTTCAGCAGGCTAGCATTTTCTGTGGGGAGATAAAATAACTTGGAAATAGGAAGTTGGACATTTGAAAGAAATACttcttgaatattttttttcatcatcaTTTGATGTTAAGCATTTTGGTTAacaggaggggggaaataaatcactcagcactggttcaaAACTTCCAGAACTAGTTCAAAGCCTTTCCTTAAAAAGTTGTTTTTCTAGCAAGGAAAGTTGAGGAGGTTTTAATGGTTTCTATTTGTTGCTTAATCTCTGAAACAGGGGAACCTCAGACATTTTCATTAAAATTTAAGAGAGCTGAAGACTACCCCATTGACCTTTATTATCTTATGGACCTCTCCTATTCTATGAAAGATGATTTAGAGAACGTGAAAAGTCTCGGGACAGCTCTGATGttagaaatggaaaaaataacTTCAGACTTCCGAATTGGTAAGAAAGATTTGCctgttctgaaaagaaaaataaatcaagtaAGGGAAGTTTCCTTCCTGATGGTTGTCACATGGGTACAGATGAGGAGTAACTCTTTGAAAATGCATAGTATTATGGGAGATATCTTAATGCATAGAGCCTGTTGAGGAACATAAGAGAATGTGGAGAAAGTAGGACGTCACCAAGTGTGAGAGCTCTTCCTAATGTTAGTTCAGCTATAATGCATTTGCATTCTGTTGTGTCATGACATAAATAAGACTCAACTCACAGGGGTTTTTATTGTTCTGTCTTAGGCTTTGGCTCTTTTGTGGAGAAAACTGTGATGCCATATATAAGTACAACACCAGCCAAACTCAGGAATCCTTGTACAGGTGACCAGAACTGTACAAGTCCATTTAGCTATAAAAATGTGCTCAGCCTTACTAGTGAAGGAAATAAATTCAATGAACTTGTAGGTAAACAGCACATTTCTGGGAATTTAGATTCTCCTGAAGGTGGATTTGATGCAATAATGCAAGTTGCAGTTTGTGGGGTAAGTCTGCTATTAGTTTTCCTTAATTCTGTATTAGGTGAAATTGTTTGCGTACAGCCTTAGTGGTTTATGGTGGCCAGTGTTTGAAGATGTCACCTCATGCTAGCAAAACGAGATAGACTGGGCAGACTGCATGGATACATGCATTTGTCTTTTGTAGAGATCTCTGGTGAGTGAATGAAACCAGGAAATGTGGAAGTGCCACTTAGAGGTCATGTTCACAGCAGATAGATGCATTCCAAAGACAAAGTTTCTAAAGTTTGCTGTGCAAGAGGAGTCAAACTCTGCTCCAAAGTGTATGAAACACTGAGTAAGCATCACCCTCAAGTTATGTCAAAGCCTTACATGCTTCATGTAGTTGTTGTTTCTGAATAGTTTGGTGAATTGTAACTTGctttttgagcagaaaagatGTACACctcatttttgtttatttttgaagATCTCATCTGGATCTCATTCTGCTTTGATTTTTCTGTAGTCCAGCAGATCTTTCTCTGCACCTGTACAACAGCAATGCTCTAAGTGGTGTCCCTGTTTATTGCTTTGTTaccatactttttttttttctgttgatcAATAGAGCCAGGGCTTTTTATGGAGCCTTATTTTGAAAGTGTTAGTCATAAGCCTTCTGggggtttgtggtgtttgtTATTTTGGCTGGTAACTGGTATTTATGTGAGGCTTTTATGTGGTCTTCTTAAGTTACCTAGGGCTTCAACTTTTCAACAGGACTAAAAACAGTTAGGAAAGGCCAGGTTACAGACTTAGGCCATGGAGTTGATACTCATGGGACAGTGAAGAAGGGCAGTCCTCAGGCAAGCACTGTGCATGGTACACATCTGGACTAACCTGGCAAAGCCTGATGGCTCTTCAGAGCCAGGCAAGCTGTGATCTAGTTCAAGattgcagcactgctctgcacacTGATGTTGTCCTCTCATCTTGGGTTGTGAGGTAGGGACATAGGAGTGGACCTGGTATCAAAGAGCTAGGCTGATGGTGTCCAATTTCCCTGTCACTTTTTAGGTGCTCTAGTGAGAAGTGAACAGACCGAAGTACAtatttctgggctccccagtccaggagggacaggcagctgcttgagagggtacagcagAGGGCTAGaaaggggactggaacatctgtctgtctacttTTTCATGCATTTGTCTCTCAAGTGTTGGTTGTTTGATAATGCTATAAAATAAATGAGTGCAAAATACCAGAAAtccatttgtttgtttcccaaggaacaaatTGGCTGGAGAAATGTTACAAGACTGCTGGTGTTCTCCACGGATGCTGGATTTCACTTTGCAGGAGATGGGAAACTTGGTGGAATTGTTTTACCAAATGATGGGAAGTGCCACCTAGAAAATAATATGTACACAATGAGCCACTATTATGTAAGTCTTGACATCATCTTCTAAGGATATTCATGTGTTGTGATGCCTAAGCTCAGTAAACCTCATTAGGTCATCTGGTATAGTTTCAGACTACTACCTCTTGTGAACTTTACTCTTTTGCCTCCATAATTAGATCAAGTGACTTGGACTTAACTAAAGCAAATGTGCAAAACTTAATCCAGTCTTAACTGGAAAATTTCAAGAAATGGCAACTTTCATGCTGTGATTTGAGTTGCTGGATTTTAAGCTTCTTAATAACAAATAATCTTGCATGTTCACTGGCAAACTGTGATGGCTCTGTCCAAGTATTTTACCATCCTGCTAGTCTTTGTGTTCAGAAGCAGTGTACTGCTGTAAAAAAATACTACAGAGGGCAACTTGGCCAGTTGCTTTTTAAGGCTGCTTGAAATACTACACTACAAAGTTTGTAGTAAAAGCATGCTTAACCACATTACCTTTGTGGTTTGTTGATGGGTGAATATTGATATTTACTGGATGGGGTAGACACAATAAGCTTTACACAGTTGATGCATTCCTATATTCCTAAAGTGAATATTGGTCAATAAAAACCTAAACTTAATTCAGTTTTATTTAATCTTTTCTTTATGAGAGAGAGCTTTTCACTGAGCTAAGTCATGTGGAAAGCTACTGAAGGTGATTTTCTGAGACCACTGAGATGAAGGATTGCAGATGGAGATGTTAAATGGCAGGGAATATGATAGCATTACTGTGAAAACCACCAATCTTTATGGGGCATAGACTGGAATCTTCTCAATGcctgtttgttttcagagaaaacagtttgttttgctttagaaCTGACTGGTTAGAAGGTTTATTATTCTAAAAGCAATTTGTATTTGTGATATGAAAGTATTTCTGATTATTTTCTGTCAATGTGTTTCAAATTTCAACTCCATTTCATGCTTGATTTTTATAGGATTATCCCTCTATTGCTCATCTGGTACAGAAGCTTAGTGAGAACAACATTCAGACAATCTTTGCTGTTACTGAAGAGTTTCAGGCAGTTTATAAGGTAAATAGATTTCTggcctctcttctttttttgccttgaGCACCCAGACCAATTCAGATCTGCTCTGAAATCCTAACAGTTGCTtcatttgaaatgaaaataattttggaAGTGCTGATGGATGCAATATTTTGCTACTCAGGTTTGTATTAATCATTTGGTTGAAGTCAATACTCTGTGTGGAATTTCTAGggagacagtgctgctgctccttgctcctcTCTGCACTTTATAGGTAGGAGGGGGGCATACTTATAAAAGACAAAATGTGCTCTTCCATGGTATATTTATATTCCTGGTGTTTAAAATTAACTAACTGCTGGATGTGACTGAAATAGGTGATGACTGTGTAGAGGAGATGTATATTTTTTACTAGTTTTAACATAACAAGATACTtttggtgtgggggttttgggtttatgttgggtttttggtttgggggattttgttttggtggtggtcgTTGCtttcttggttggttggggttttgttgggttttggggggtgtttatttgcttgtttcttggggttttttgattgtTATTGGAGGGGAATGTTAGGTTATTTAgtctaaattttttttttcttttttgttggaaatattttttcatctCCTTAGCTTTAATGCTTCAGAAGTGTGGGGTTTTAAGATTTTGAAGATAGATTGTATgtggtcatcttgtccaagagAAGGTCTTAGTATTCTGTTACCAAATTTGACATGAAACtgcaagggagaaggaaaggctgggtATTTGTTTGCATTGCTAGTGCTATATATAACCTTAAAAATCATGGTGATCACTGACAACACTGGAGCCTTGGTTTTTTGAACTACTTGATCTTGACTAGTTAATTCACTAAAGCATCATATCACCCTGCAGATGTTTGTAGTACAAATTACACTGTGTCAGTCTGAACTAGTTTATCCTACTGTCTTTGTAAATATTGACAGGAATTGAAAAATCTGATACCAAAATCAGCAGTGGGAACCTTGTCTTCAAACTCCAGCAATGTGATTCAGCTGATTATTGATGCATACAATGTAAGTTCAGATTTTTGAgctgtatttgtttttcttgcttctGAGTTAATGAGTTTTTCAGGCAGGTACTACAAGGTGGGGTTTAGTTTAGGAAGTTAGTGTAATGAAGTATAAATAGAAGTACACTGTTTTTTTTGCCATCTGGTTCTTGCCCTCCTTCCATGTGGAAGTGAAAAGGGCCATTTAGCAACCTCTTGAGCTCAAAGTAAATGTTTATGTCAACCTCAGGGACCTCCTGGGTTTGACCCCAAACTGTGTCCTTCATAGCCGTGTTGTGTGCATAAGGCCCATTTCTCCTTTGGACTAAGTGGGCCAAGGAAGTGGCTCCAACATCTGTGGAGATCTGCCCTGACCCTTGTATAACAGGGTTCAGTCATGAGAAGAGGTCACCACAGCatgactctgggcagccttgagCTGGTGTTTCCTGGCATGTTGGAATTCAGATAATCCCAGTATGCCCATGGGACTGGTGCTCAGACTGTGCATAATTGTACCATGTCTTTTCTTCAGCAAAATGCTTACTCAACTCCATTTGAAGTTAGCTAATAACTACTGTTTCAGTCCCTTTCTTCAGAGGTTATCCTGGAAAACACTAAGCTCCCAaaaggagtcaccatcagttaCAAGTCCTTCTGCAAGAATGGAGTGAATGACACACAAGAAGATGGGAGGAAATGTTCTAACATTTCAATTGGAGATGAGGTAACTTACAATAATGTGCTGCTGCTAGCATCTAAAATTCGTTTTAAGTGTCCAGCActtagtttgggggttttttaacgGTACAGCTAAAGCTCCTTTTAGTAATTTGACactccatttatttttctttgcaggTTAAATTTGAGATTAATGTAACAGCTAATGAATGTCCACAGAAAGGACAAAATGAAACGACGACAACAATTAGAATTAAACCCCTGGGATTCACTGAAGAAGTGGAAATTAATCTCCAGTTCATCTGTGAATGTCAGTGTCAAGGTGAAGGAGAACCTAACAGCCCTATCTGCCATGAAGGAAATGGAACATTTGAATGTGGTGCATGCAGGTAAAGAAATAGACATTTTGGCTCTTTTTGCAAAAGAGAAATAGGAGCAAGATCTGTTGCCCTTAATTAGGGGTTAATTAGTCTTActctttgtttatttgctttgttttgggtttgggtttgttttggttagtGAAAGGACAAACACTACTGTTAACAGACCTATTTCTTTCAGGATATTTTGACAAACAATCCCCGTGCTGGAGTTGACAGGTTTGGTCATTAGTAGTTTTGTCCCAAGTCAGAACTCAGATCTGGCCTTGAGTCAGTACTTCAAAGAAAATAAGTAGATCTTACTGCTTTCTCTGTTTTATTTGGAGGTCCATGTAGTGTGACAAAACTGTGCATTTATGGGTGTGTGATGTTTTTGCAGGTACTTTTATTGATCTTCTTGTAATATGAGGGCTGTTCTGTTACATGAGTGAGACATTAATAGTGTGTTTGTGGGAGTTCAGCGAGAGATGGTTTCTGACCTGGAATAATCAATCGGCATAGGGGCACCTTAGTCCAGTTTGCTCCAGTGGCTTCAAGAATGGCTGGCTAGATCTCAGCTGGACATCTCACTGGAAGTTTACCTTAGAATATCCCTTGAGCTAATAGTCACTTTTACACCTTTGAGCTATTTTTGCAGACCTCTTTATGGTGTGACTTCTAACTACATCTACatttgctgttgtg
The Dryobates pubescens isolate bDryPub1 chromosome 21, bDryPub1.pri, whole genome shotgun sequence DNA segment above includes these coding regions:
- the LOC104297059 gene encoding integrin beta-1 isoform X2; protein product: MDLSYSMKDDLENVKSLGTALMLEMEKITSDFRIGFGSFVEKTVMPYISTTPAKLRNPCTGDQNCTSPFSYKNVLSLTSEGNKFNELVGKQHISGNLDSPEGGFDAIMQVAVCGEQIGWRNVTRLLVFSTDAGFHFAGDGKLGGIVLPNDGKCHLENNMYTMSHYYDYPSIAHLVQKLSENNIQTIFAVTEEFQAVYKELKNLIPKSAVGTLSSNSSNVIQLIIDAYNSLSSEVILENTKLPKGVTISYKSFCKNGVNDTQEDGRKCSNISIGDEVKFEINVTANECPQKGQNETTTTIRIKPLGFTEEVEINLQFICECQCQGEGEPNSPICHEGNGTFECGACRCNEGRIGRLCECSTDEVNSEDMDAYCRRENSTEICSNNGECICGQCVCKKRENTNEVYSGKYCECDNFNCDRSNGLICGGNGVCKCRVCECYPNFTGSACDCSLDTTPCMASNGQICNGRGTCECGTCNCTDPKFQGPTCEMCQTCLGVCAEHKDCVQCRAFDKGEKKESCSQECMYFNMTRVENRDKLPQPGQPDPLSHCKEKDVDDCWFYFTYSVNSNGEANVHVVETPECPSGPDIIPIVAGVVAGIVLIGLALLLIWKLLMIIHDRREFAKFEKEKMNAKWDTQENPIYKSPINNFKNPNYGRKAGL
- the LOC128898282 gene encoding integrin beta-1-like, with the translated sequence MAEINVRLVTWAGILCCLIWNGFAQQGGSDCIKANAKHCGECIQAGPNCGWCKKSDFLQEGEPTSARCDDLAALKSKGCPLEDIENPRGSKQVLEDREVTNRKIGAAEKLDPQDITQIQPQKLVLKLRVETTIVQET
- the LOC104297059 gene encoding integrin beta-1 isoform X1, coding for MDLSYSMKDDLENVKSLGTALMLEMEKITSDFRIGFGSFVEKTVMPYISTTPAKLRNPCTGDQNCTSPFSYKNVLSLTSEGNKFNELVGKQHISGNLDSPEGGFDAIMQVAVCGEQIGWRNVTRLLVFSTDAGFHFAGDGKLGGIVLPNDGKCHLENNMYTMSHYYDYPSIAHLVQKLSENNIQTIFAVTEEFQAVYKELKNLIPKSAVGTLSSNSSNVIQLIIDAYNSLSSEVILENTKLPKGVTISYKSFCKNGVNDTQEDGRKCSNISIGDEVKFEINVTANECPQKGQNETTTTIRIKPLGFTEEVEINLQFICECQCQGEGEPNSPICHEGNGTFECGACRCNEGRIGRLCECSTDEVNSEDMDAYCRRENSTEICSNNGECICGQCVCKKRENTNEVYSGKYCECDNFNCDRSNGLICGGNGVCKCRVCECYPNFTGSACDCSLDTTPCMASNGQICNGRGTCECGTCNCTDPKFQGPTCEMCQTCLGVCAEHKDCVQCRAFDKGEKKESCSQECMYFNMTRVENRDKLPQPGQPDPLSHCKEKDVDDCWFYFTYSVNSNGEANVHVVETPECPSGPDIIPIVAGVVAGIVLIGLALLLIWKLLMIIHDRREFAKFEKEKMNAKWDTGENPIYKSAVTTVVNPKYEGK